The sequence TGGCGATCACCTGCCCGAGCACGATGACCGCGAGCACCGCGGCCGCCGCCCAGGCGGTCCACAGGGACCTGCGCCCGGAATGCTTGCGCTCGAAGCGGACCGTCCTGCGGGGGGAACTCCCGTCGAGGATCTCCTGGCGCAGGTCGTCGGGCGCCGTCTCGCGCAGCGCCGCGCGCCATCGATCCCGTTCGTTTCGCCGTACGGCGACGAGGTCCGCGCAGCTCTCGCACGCGGCGAGATGGGTGTCGCAGCCCTCGCTCTCGGTCTCTGGCAGTTCTCCGTCCAGGTAGGCGGTCAGCTTGTCGCGCAGGTCTTCACAGCGCATGGCCGGTCCTCTCCAGTTCGCGGCGCAGACGTTGCGCCGCATGGTGTTTGCGTGAGGCGACGGTGCCGGGCGGGATGTCCAGGACCTCGGCGATCTCCTCGTACCGCAGCCCCTCGATCTCCGACAGCAGGAAGACCGAGCGGTGGGTCTCGTCGAGGGTCGCCAGGGCGGCGTCGAGGGCGGACCGCAGCTCTGCGCGGTCCAGCTCGCGGTCTGGCGGGGGGGCGTCGGGAACGTCCCGTCCTCCCATGTCCAGGGGCACGATGCGGCGCCGCTGCGTGCGCGTCTGCCGCAGATGCGACATGGCCGCGTTGCGCGCCGCCGCGAAGACGTAAGCCGCGTGCGGCAGGCCGTCCCGGTCGATCCGTGCGCGTCCCTCGGCCATGGCGCCGCGCAGGCGCAGGAAGGTCTCGTGCGCGATGTCGCGGGCCAGGTCGGCGTCGTGCAGCAGCGCGCGCAGGAAGCGCCAGACGCGGTCCAGGTCGCGGTCGACCAGACGCGCGAAGGCGTCCTCGGTCGAGATACGTTCCCTGCTCCGGTCTTGCGCTGCCAGCGTGAGCATCATGCCTCCAGGTTAGCACCCCGTGTACCGTCGTCACCCCTATAGACGCCCGGGCAAGGGTTTTCTTCATGGCGGATTTCATCGCATGGTCGAAGGGGACGTATATGGCGTTTCACGAGCCGGCCCGCTACGTCTCGTGGGGCGCCCTATACGTTTCCATGGCCATCCGGAAAGTTCGTCGTGAAGAAACGCCCGTGTATATGGGGGAGGGGCGTACGTCCTTCGGCGAGGGGTCTACCTCGCGAGCACGACCTTCGTGAAGTTGAGCAGTCCCGCTCCCGCGGCGCGCACCAGGTACACGCCGCTGGCCAGCGGCCGTCCCGCGTCGTCGGTGCCGCCCCAGACCAGGCTGTGCGGACCGGCCGACAGAACGCCGCCGTGCAGCGTGCGCAGGGTGCGTCCCTGTAGATCGTGGACGGTCACCTCGACGTGGGCGTCGCGCGGCAGGTCGAAGGAAACGGAGGTGCGCGGGTTGAATGGGTTGGGGTGGGCGCGCAGTTCCAGGCCGAGGGTGTGGGGCACGCCGTCGCCGATGCCGGTGCCCGGGCTGTCCAGCAGCCACTCGCTCGCGTTCAGGAAGAACTCCCGGTTGTCGCTGCCGACCTCGGTCCAGTTGTCCTCGTGCGTCTCGCTGCCGGTGCCGTCGGCGCAGCTGGACGAGTCGCCGAAGCCCACGATCTTGCCGTCGCCGTAGCGGGACCAGGCGGCCACGTGGGGGGAGCCTTCGTCCTTGCTGATCAGGGCGCCCACGTC is a genomic window of bacterium containing:
- a CDS encoding zf-HC2 domain-containing protein, yielding MRCEDLRDKLTAYLDGELPETESEGCDTHLAACESCADLVAVRRNERDRWRAALRETAPDDLRQEILDGSSPRRTVRFERKHSGRRSLWTAWAAAAVLAVIVLGQVIARLDGSRRPAGGADAFSRPGAVALVVDGEILGAFTELEEDGLVLEGGFL
- a CDS encoding sigma-70 family RNA polymerase sigma factor: MLTLAAQDRSRERISTEDAFARLVDRDLDRVWRFLRALLHDADLARDIAHETFLRLRGAMAEGRARIDRDGLPHAAYVFAAARNAAMSHLRQTRTQRRRIVPLDMGGRDVPDAPPPDRELDRAELRSALDAALATLDETHRSVFLLSEIEGLRYEEIAEVLDIPPGTVASRKHHAAQRLRRELERTGHAL